One genomic segment of Microbacterium sp. BLY includes these proteins:
- a CDS encoding FAD-dependent oxidoreductase, which yields MTTAFTAVRQRVLAVLGALSMYRLVLFALAALALVALVLSLLGVIVSPTPLELVVSFAVLAVVISAVDAVAQRIVRLPWRVESSLVTALILLFVLRPGVEPAALLGLAITGAVASASKYLLAWRGRHIFNPAAFGAAVVSILGAFGSLDWLGTSSSWWVGTPVLAVPVVLLGLAVLWRTEKVRVVLLFLVVAVATSIVRQAVQAVQFDVSFDLATALSFAVLQSPFLFLGAFMLSEPLTLPPRRRQQLVVAVVVGVLAGWPISVAGLFTLGQERALLIGNLVAFAFALRGSVRLVLERRAFVTPTAQELTFRAQGPVRFLPGQYLELDVPHRRPDARGTRREFSIVSAPADLPTLRIAYKNGDQQRPSSYKRALAAAEPGATFAVTGTWGDFVLPRGDEPVLMVAAGIGVTPFVSQLRQLRATGEQRDIVLVYVAASAEELAFRDELAETGVRTVVFTRDEPADLPAHWTWAQGARLDADTLERAVGDLSARHAFISGPPRLIADLAPALQKARSLTTDAFAGY from the coding sequence ATGACCACCGCTTTCACCGCTGTCCGCCAGCGCGTCCTCGCCGTGCTGGGGGCGCTGTCGATGTACCGCCTCGTCCTGTTCGCGCTCGCCGCGCTCGCACTCGTCGCCCTCGTGCTCTCGCTGCTCGGTGTGATCGTGTCGCCGACCCCGCTCGAGCTGGTGGTCTCGTTCGCGGTCCTCGCGGTGGTCATCTCCGCGGTGGACGCCGTCGCGCAGCGGATCGTCCGGCTGCCGTGGCGCGTCGAGTCGTCGCTGGTGACGGCCCTCATCCTGCTGTTCGTGCTGCGACCGGGGGTCGAGCCTGCGGCGCTGCTTGGCCTCGCCATCACGGGCGCGGTGGCGAGCGCGTCCAAGTACCTCCTCGCCTGGCGCGGCCGGCACATCTTCAACCCTGCCGCGTTCGGCGCCGCCGTCGTGTCGATCCTTGGGGCCTTCGGCAGCCTCGACTGGCTGGGGACGTCGTCGTCGTGGTGGGTCGGCACCCCCGTGCTCGCGGTCCCGGTCGTGCTCCTCGGGCTCGCCGTCCTGTGGCGCACGGAGAAGGTGCGGGTGGTCCTGCTCTTCCTCGTGGTCGCCGTGGCCACCTCGATCGTGCGGCAGGCCGTGCAGGCCGTGCAGTTCGACGTGTCGTTCGACCTCGCGACGGCGCTGTCGTTCGCGGTGCTGCAGTCACCCTTCCTCTTCCTGGGCGCGTTCATGCTGTCGGAACCGCTCACCCTCCCGCCCCGACGTCGCCAGCAGCTCGTCGTCGCCGTGGTGGTCGGCGTCCTCGCCGGCTGGCCGATCTCGGTGGCGGGCCTCTTCACCCTCGGGCAGGAGCGCGCGCTGCTCATCGGCAACCTCGTCGCCTTCGCGTTCGCGCTCCGCGGGTCGGTGCGTCTCGTGCTCGAGCGGCGGGCGTTCGTGACTCCCACCGCGCAGGAGCTCACCTTCCGGGCACAGGGGCCGGTCCGGTTCCTTCCCGGTCAGTACCTCGAGCTGGATGTACCCCACCGGCGACCGGACGCGCGGGGCACTCGTCGCGAGTTCAGCATCGTCTCGGCGCCGGCCGATCTGCCGACCCTCCGGATCGCGTACAAGAACGGCGACCAGCAGCGTCCGTCGAGCTACAAGCGGGCGCTCGCGGCCGCCGAGCCCGGCGCGACCTTCGCCGTGACGGGAACCTGGGGCGACTTCGTCCTCCCGCGCGGCGACGAACCCGTGCTCATGGTGGCGGCGGGCATCGGGGTGACGCCGTTCGTGTCGCAGCTCCGGCAGCTCCGGGCGACGGGGGAGCAGCGCGACATCGTCCTCGTCTACGTGGCCGCATCGGCGGAGGAGCTCGCGTTCCGCGACGAGCTCGCGGAGACGGGCGTCCGCACGGTCGTGTTCACCCGGGACGAGCCCGCCGACCTGCCGGCCCACTGGACCTGGGCGCAGGGGGCCCGACTCGACGCCGACACCCTTGAGCGTGCGGTCGGAGACCTGTCCGCCCGCCACGCGTTCATCTCCGGGCCGCCCCGCCTCATCGCCGACCTCGCGCCCGCGCTCCAGAAGGCCCGGTCGCTCACGACCGACGCCTTCGCCGGCTACTGA
- a CDS encoding MarR family winged helix-turn-helix transcriptional regulator, which yields MSEADEVDRIVGAWNTQRPDLDFSPLEVLSRMDRLSRHLDRARREVFRRSDLEPWEWDVLSALRRAGSPFQLSPKQLLQQTLVSSGTMTNRIDRLVGRRFVRREADPADGRSVLVTLTDDGRVRVDAAITRLVDAEAELLRALSRADRDRLAALLRKLSLSFDT from the coding sequence ATGAGCGAGGCGGATGAGGTCGATCGGATCGTCGGCGCGTGGAACACGCAGCGTCCCGACCTCGACTTCTCCCCCCTCGAGGTGCTGTCCCGGATGGACCGCCTCTCCCGGCACCTCGACCGGGCCCGCCGCGAGGTCTTCCGTCGCAGCGATCTGGAGCCCTGGGAGTGGGACGTGCTGTCGGCTCTCCGCCGGGCGGGCTCCCCGTTCCAGCTCTCCCCCAAGCAGCTCCTCCAGCAGACCCTGGTGTCGAGCGGCACCATGACCAACCGGATCGACCGCCTCGTGGGCCGACGCTTCGTGCGCCGGGAGGCCGACCCCGCGGATGGCCGCAGCGTGCTCGTGACCCTGACCGACGACGGACGGGTGCGGGTGGACGCGGCGATCACCCGCCTCGTGGATGCGGAGGCGGAGCTGCTGCGGGCGCTCTCGCGCGCCGACCGCGACCGCCTCGCCGCGCTGCTGCGCAAGCTGAGCCTCAGCTTCGACACTTGA
- a CDS encoding pseudouridine synthase, whose product MGMPSPLPVRDGVGATRLHVPLTGAWPTVAAYMVERFFHLDPERLLVRFDRGEIVARDGRPLTRDTPLGAEEFVWYYREPPVEKVIPFTEEILHQDEHLVVVDKPHFLPTTPGGKYLQNSALVRLRNRLGNPDLTPIHRLDRATAGLLMFSARPATRGAYQLLFEDRRVEKVYEAVSARSADWDPDRFPLVYRNRIEKLRGQVCVQVDEEGEPNSETLIEVIAADDRVVHTLLRPHSGKMHQLRVHLAALGLGILHDGFYPVLQPERPDDFTRPLQLLARELRFTDPLTGRERMFRTRRSLQEAPARGTLSGA is encoded by the coding sequence ATGGGCATGCCCTCCCCGCTCCCCGTGCGCGACGGTGTCGGCGCGACGCGGCTCCACGTGCCCCTGACGGGCGCCTGGCCCACCGTCGCCGCGTACATGGTCGAACGGTTCTTCCACCTGGACCCGGAGCGCCTGCTCGTCCGCTTCGACCGCGGGGAGATCGTCGCCCGCGACGGCCGCCCGCTCACCCGGGACACGCCTCTCGGCGCCGAGGAGTTCGTCTGGTACTACCGCGAGCCTCCGGTGGAGAAGGTGATCCCGTTCACCGAGGAGATCCTCCACCAGGACGAGCACCTGGTGGTCGTCGACAAGCCGCACTTCCTGCCCACCACCCCGGGTGGGAAGTACCTGCAGAACTCCGCCCTCGTCCGGCTGCGCAACCGTCTCGGCAATCCGGACCTCACTCCGATCCACCGCCTCGACCGGGCCACCGCGGGGCTGCTGATGTTCTCGGCACGCCCGGCCACCCGGGGTGCGTATCAGCTGCTGTTCGAGGACCGCCGGGTGGAGAAGGTGTACGAGGCGGTCTCCGCGCGTTCGGCTGACTGGGACCCGGATCGGTTCCCCCTCGTCTATCGCAACCGCATCGAGAAGCTCCGCGGCCAGGTCTGCGTGCAGGTGGACGAGGAGGGCGAGCCGAACTCCGAGACGCTCATCGAGGTCATCGCCGCCGACGATCGCGTCGTGCACACGCTCCTGCGGCCGCACAGCGGGAAGATGCACCAGCTCCGCGTGCACCTCGCCGCACTCGGACTCGGCATCCTGCACGACGGCTTCTACCCCGTGCTGCAGCCGGAGCGCCCGGACGACTTCACCCGTCCGCTCCAGCTCCTCGCCCGCGAGCTCCGCTTCACCGACCCGCTCACGGGACGGGAGCGGATGTTCCGCACGCGCCGGAGCCTGCAGGAGGCCCCGGCGCGCGGAACGCTCAGCGGCGCATGA
- a CDS encoding GNAT family N-acetyltransferase has protein sequence MSIVIERVTAATPEIAAFIGAHHAEMEGTAPPESQHALPLDRLLTPRIRLFAGIVEGRLAATGALAVVEDGHEELKSMRTDPAFRGRGIGRAMLDHLLADAAARGVRRVSLETGRDAFFAPARAMYTNAGFREGAAFGTYLPDPHSVFLTRLLPASPPQAAPSRAIMNG, from the coding sequence ATGAGCATCGTGATCGAGCGCGTCACCGCCGCCACCCCGGAGATCGCCGCCTTCATCGGCGCGCACCACGCGGAGATGGAGGGCACCGCCCCGCCGGAGAGCCAGCATGCGCTCCCTCTCGACCGTCTGCTCACTCCTCGCATCCGCCTCTTCGCCGGGATCGTCGAGGGCCGTCTCGCCGCGACCGGAGCGCTGGCGGTCGTCGAGGACGGGCACGAGGAGCTGAAGTCGATGCGCACCGACCCGGCGTTCCGCGGGCGCGGTATCGGACGGGCCATGCTGGATCATCTCCTCGCCGACGCCGCCGCGCGCGGCGTCCGCCGGGTCTCCCTGGAGACCGGAAGGGACGCTTTCTTCGCCCCCGCACGGGCGATGTACACGAACGCGGGCTTCCGGGAAGGTGCCGCCTTCGGCACCTACCTGCCCGACCCCCACAGCGTCTTCCTCACCCGGCTCCTGCCCGCGTCGCCGCCGCAGGCGGCGCCCTCGCGCGCGATAATGAACGGATGA
- the glmU gene encoding bifunctional UDP-N-acetylglucosamine diphosphorylase/glucosamine-1-phosphate N-acetyltransferase GlmU has translation MTGNNLAIIVLAAGQGTRMKSRLPKVLHPISGRPLVGHVLTTATRLQAAHIEVVVRHERDQVVAALREDYPDAVFVDQDDVPGTGRAVQVAVDALPADFDGDVLVLSGDCPLADVDTLSAFLAEHRASGAPATLMTALVDDPTGYGRVIRDADGDVDRIVEQKDATPEEAEVREINAGMYVFRAATLRTYLPRIGVDNAQGEMYLTDVPGLVRRDGDRVAASIVADVEVTFGVNDRAQLAEVGRRLNARIVRRWQLEGVTIVDPATTWIDDDATLAPDVTILPNTQILRATTIAAGATIGPDTTLVDCEVGEDAVVRRTDATLAVIGAEATVGPFSYLRPGTVLGAKGKIGAYVETKNAEIGEGSKVPHLSYVGDATIGRGVNLGASTITANYDDVNKHRTEIGDEVHTGSHTVLVAPVRLGAGAKTGAGAVVRKDVPAGALAMSVAPQRNVEGWVEKNRAGTGAADAAARENSAE, from the coding sequence ATGACTGGGAACAACCTCGCCATCATCGTCCTCGCCGCAGGCCAGGGCACCCGTATGAAGTCGCGCCTGCCGAAAGTGCTGCATCCGATCAGCGGACGTCCGCTCGTCGGGCACGTGCTGACGACGGCGACGCGCCTCCAGGCCGCGCACATCGAGGTGGTCGTGCGCCACGAGCGCGACCAGGTGGTCGCCGCGCTGCGCGAGGACTACCCGGACGCCGTCTTCGTCGACCAGGACGACGTGCCGGGCACCGGCCGGGCCGTCCAGGTGGCGGTCGACGCCCTGCCCGCCGACTTCGACGGCGACGTGCTCGTGCTGTCCGGGGACTGCCCGCTGGCCGATGTCGACACGCTCTCCGCCTTCCTCGCCGAGCACCGCGCCTCCGGTGCCCCGGCGACCCTCATGACCGCCCTCGTCGACGACCCCACCGGCTACGGCCGGGTCATCCGCGACGCCGACGGCGATGTGGACCGCATCGTCGAGCAGAAGGACGCGACCCCGGAGGAGGCGGAGGTCCGCGAGATCAACGCGGGCATGTATGTCTTCCGTGCGGCGACGCTGCGCACCTACCTGCCGAGGATCGGCGTGGACAACGCCCAGGGCGAGATGTACCTCACCGACGTCCCCGGTCTCGTCCGTCGCGACGGCGACCGCGTCGCGGCGTCGATCGTCGCCGACGTCGAGGTCACGTTCGGCGTCAACGACCGCGCCCAGCTGGCCGAGGTCGGTCGCCGGCTGAACGCCCGCATCGTGCGCCGGTGGCAGCTCGAGGGCGTCACGATCGTCGATCCCGCCACCACGTGGATCGACGACGACGCCACCCTCGCGCCCGACGTCACGATCCTGCCGAACACCCAGATCCTGCGCGCCACGACGATCGCCGCCGGCGCGACGATCGGCCCGGACACCACGCTCGTCGACTGCGAGGTGGGGGAGGACGCGGTCGTGCGCCGCACCGACGCGACCCTCGCCGTGATCGGCGCGGAGGCCACGGTCGGACCGTTCTCCTACCTCCGCCCCGGCACCGTGCTCGGCGCGAAGGGGAAGATCGGCGCCTACGTCGAGACGAAGAACGCCGAGATCGGCGAGGGCAGCAAGGTCCCGCACCTGTCGTACGTCGGCGACGCGACGATCGGCCGCGGTGTGAACCTCGGCGCGAGCACCATCACCGCCAACTACGACGACGTCAACAAGCACCGCACCGAGATCGGCGACGAGGTGCACACCGGCTCGCACACGGTGCTGGTCGCGCCCGTTAGGCTGGGAGCAGGTGCGAAGACCGGCGCCGGCGCCGTCGTCCGCAAGGACGTCCCGGCCGGTGCCCTGGCCATGAGCGTCGCCCCCCAGCGCAACGTCGAGGGGTGGGTCGAGAAGAACAGAGCAGGCACGGGAGCGGCGGATGCCGCGGCCCGGGAGAATTCGGCGGAATAG
- a CDS encoding MetQ/NlpA family ABC transporter substrate-binding protein produces the protein MSRRTTSVLAALAAVPLFVALAGCATSSDAGSGSEDETVKIGVVGKGDAQWAPFVEAAAEEGITVELVDFGSYEQPNPALTEGEIDLNQFQHIVYLAEYNNASGSDLTPIGSTAIYPLGLYSTKYDDVDDIKKGDTVAVPDDASNQARALNVLQQAGLLELKSGGTPYSDLADIDTDKSKVTVTALEGALIPTSLPDVAAAIINNDFVQDAGLTFDDAIAQDDPEDPNALPYVNIFAARAEDADNETYRKLVEIFQTNEDVQAGLRESSGDTAVPLQTPVDDLVASLEKVQKDAEEK, from the coding sequence ATGTCTCGCCGCACCACCTCCGTTCTCGCCGCGCTCGCCGCGGTTCCGCTGTTCGTCGCCCTCGCCGGGTGCGCAACGTCGTCGGACGCCGGCTCCGGCTCCGAGGACGAGACCGTCAAGATCGGCGTCGTCGGCAAGGGCGACGCGCAGTGGGCGCCGTTCGTCGAAGCGGCCGCCGAGGAGGGCATCACGGTCGAGCTCGTCGACTTCGGCTCGTACGAGCAGCCGAACCCGGCGCTGACCGAGGGCGAGATCGACCTCAACCAGTTCCAGCACATCGTGTACCTCGCGGAGTACAACAACGCCTCCGGGTCCGACCTCACGCCCATCGGCTCGACTGCGATCTACCCGCTCGGCCTGTACTCGACGAAGTACGACGACGTCGACGACATCAAGAAGGGCGACACGGTCGCCGTCCCCGACGACGCCTCGAACCAGGCGCGCGCGCTCAACGTGCTCCAGCAGGCGGGCCTGCTCGAGCTGAAGAGCGGCGGCACCCCGTACTCCGACCTCGCCGACATCGACACCGACAAGTCCAAGGTCACGGTGACCGCGCTGGAGGGTGCGCTCATCCCGACCTCCCTCCCGGACGTCGCGGCCGCGATCATCAACAACGACTTCGTCCAGGACGCGGGACTCACGTTCGACGACGCGATCGCGCAGGACGACCCGGAAGACCCGAACGCCCTTCCGTACGTGAACATCTTCGCGGCACGCGCCGAGGACGCTGACAACGAGACGTACCGGAAGCTCGTCGAGATCTTCCAGACGAACGAGGACGTCCAGGCGGGCCTGCGGGAGTCGTCCGGCGACACCGCTGTGCCGCTGCAGACCCCGGTCGACGACCTGGTGGCGTCGCTGGAGAAGGTCCAGAAGGACGCCGAGGAGAAGTGA
- a CDS encoding ribose-phosphate diphosphokinase, with amino-acid sequence MARKKKTVDLDRDNGVAPGIIAKTKKRLVVAGGRSHPELTAAVAASLGTEIAPVEHRTFASGEIYARFEVSIRGVDLFLVQTFGEPVNEWLMETLIMIDAAKRASAKRITVVAPYYPYSRQDKKGRGREPISARLVADLLKTAGADRVMSVDLHAAQIQGFFDGPVDHLFAKPVLLEHFERTLSPEDREILTVVSPDMGRVRVADTWSDSLGAPLAIIHKRRDPKVANQVSVHEIVGTVEGRTCLLVDDMIDTGGTIVKAAQALKANGAHRVIVAATHAIFSDPASERLQDAAIDEVVVTDTIPLSASRRWETLTVLPIAPLLARAIHEVFEDGSVTSMFGGDA; translated from the coding sequence ATGGCCCGGAAGAAGAAGACGGTCGACCTGGATCGCGACAACGGGGTGGCCCCCGGCATCATCGCGAAGACCAAGAAGCGACTCGTCGTCGCCGGCGGACGTTCGCATCCCGAGCTCACCGCCGCCGTCGCCGCCTCGCTCGGCACCGAGATCGCTCCGGTCGAGCATCGCACCTTCGCCTCCGGTGAGATCTACGCGCGCTTCGAGGTCTCCATCCGCGGCGTCGACCTCTTCCTCGTCCAGACGTTCGGCGAACCGGTCAACGAGTGGCTCATGGAGACGCTCATCATGATCGACGCCGCCAAGCGCGCCTCGGCGAAGCGCATCACCGTCGTCGCCCCGTACTACCCGTATTCGCGTCAGGACAAGAAGGGCCGCGGCCGCGAGCCGATCAGTGCCCGGCTCGTCGCCGACCTGCTGAAGACGGCGGGTGCCGACCGGGTCATGAGCGTCGACCTGCACGCGGCGCAGATCCAGGGCTTCTTCGACGGTCCCGTCGACCACCTGTTCGCCAAGCCGGTGCTCCTGGAGCACTTCGAGCGCACGCTGAGCCCGGAGGACCGCGAGATCCTCACGGTCGTCTCCCCGGACATGGGACGCGTCCGCGTGGCCGACACCTGGTCGGACAGCCTCGGCGCCCCGCTCGCCATCATCCACAAGCGCCGCGACCCGAAGGTGGCCAACCAGGTCTCGGTCCACGAGATCGTCGGCACCGTCGAGGGCCGGACGTGCCTGCTCGTCGACGACATGATCGACACGGGCGGCACGATCGTGAAGGCCGCACAGGCACTGAAGGCGAACGGTGCGCACCGTGTGATCGTCGCGGCGACCCACGCGATCTTCAGCGACCCGGCCTCGGAGCGTCTGCAGGACGCGGCGATCGACGAGGTCGTCGTCACCGACACGATCCCGCTGTCGGCCTCGCGTCGCTGGGAGACGCTGACGGTCCTGCCGATCGCGCCGCTGCTCGCGCGCGCCATCCACGAGGTCTTCGAGGACGGTTCCGTCACGAGCATGTTCGGCGGGGACGCGTAA
- a CDS encoding FMN-binding protein, whose product MIRTTVPTSVRTGSALLGIAGLFVLAGCSSTGGTADAPAGADQTTGSNSSSSSGGDASGTYKDGTYTADGSYQTPETVEEISVTLTLADGVVTDVEVTGDPKAPETERYQGEFIDGIADEVVGKPIDELKVSRVAGSSLTSGGFNDAVAAIKEQAAA is encoded by the coding sequence ATGATCCGCACCACCGTTCCGACCTCTGTCCGCACGGGCTCCGCGCTCCTCGGGATCGCAGGGCTGTTCGTCCTCGCCGGATGCTCGTCCACCGGCGGCACCGCCGACGCGCCGGCGGGGGCCGACCAGACCACCGGGTCGAACTCCTCCTCCTCGAGCGGCGGCGACGCGTCCGGCACGTACAAGGACGGCACCTACACCGCCGACGGCTCGTACCAGACGCCCGAGACGGTCGAGGAGATCAGCGTCACGCTCACTCTCGCGGATGGGGTCGTGACCGATGTCGAGGTGACCGGCGATCCGAAGGCGCCCGAGACGGAGCGCTACCAGGGCGAATTCATCGACGGAATCGCCGATGAGGTCGTGGGCAAGCCGATCGACGAGCTGAAGGTCAGCCGGGTGGCCGGCTCGTCGCTGACGAGCGGCGGATTCAACGACGCCGTCGCCGCCATCAAGGAGCAGGCCGCCGCGTAG
- a CDS encoding FAD:protein FMN transferase, producing MAGWRFEAIGTGWEIETGAPLPDDVRAAVTAEIERFDRAWSRFRDDSDVTRLGRSGGLLASPDAAAMLDAYRELDAATAGAVNPLVADSLAALGYDAAYSLTAGDPRPAPAAWADRLTWSEDAVAAAAPALLDVGALGKGRLVDRVMQVLSGMPGDVVVDAGGDIRVRGAAVRIALEHPYDARKAIGVVELRDGALCASAVNRRAWGDGLHHVLDARTGQPVRTWAATWALAPEAMTADAIATALFFDGGPALAERWRTEWVRMTTDGRVQRSPGCPAELFTAAAAATGTGGDRTP from the coding sequence ATGGCGGGCTGGCGTTTCGAGGCGATCGGCACCGGGTGGGAGATCGAGACCGGTGCACCGCTTCCAGATGACGTCCGGGCAGCGGTGACCGCGGAGATCGAGCGGTTCGACCGGGCTTGGTCCCGGTTCCGGGACGACTCGGACGTGACCCGACTCGGACGGTCCGGGGGCCTGCTGGCGTCACCGGATGCGGCCGCGATGCTCGACGCCTACCGCGAGCTCGACGCGGCGACGGCCGGGGCGGTCAACCCCCTGGTCGCGGACAGCCTCGCGGCGCTCGGCTATGACGCCGCGTACTCGCTGACGGCGGGGGACCCGCGCCCGGCACCGGCGGCCTGGGCCGATCGGCTGACCTGGTCGGAGGACGCGGTGGCCGCGGCGGCCCCGGCGCTGCTGGACGTGGGTGCCCTCGGCAAGGGCCGTCTCGTCGACCGGGTCATGCAGGTGCTGAGCGGCATGCCCGGCGATGTGGTCGTGGACGCCGGTGGCGACATCCGCGTGCGCGGCGCCGCCGTGCGGATCGCTCTGGAACACCCGTACGACGCGCGGAAGGCGATCGGGGTGGTCGAGCTCCGGGACGGCGCGCTCTGCGCCTCGGCCGTCAACCGTCGCGCCTGGGGCGACGGGCTCCACCACGTGCTCGACGCGCGCACCGGGCAGCCCGTGCGCACGTGGGCCGCGACGTGGGCGCTCGCCCCCGAGGCGATGACGGCCGATGCCATCGCCACCGCGCTGTTCTTCGACGGCGGCCCCGCCCTCGCCGAACGGTGGCGCACCGAGTGGGTGCGCATGACGACCGACGGTCGGGTGCAGCGCTCGCCCGGCTGTCCCGCCGAACTCTTCACCGCGGCCGCCGCCGCGACCGGAACCGGGGGAGACAGGACACCATGA
- a CDS encoding methionine ABC transporter ATP-binding protein, translating into MPIVTLTNVSKTYPARNRGDREIVAVDDVTLSIDKGDVFGIIGYSGAGKSTLVRLINALEPATRGTITVDGVDITALKESELRAVRGGIGMIFQQFNLFSSRSVRANIAYPLKLAGWSKPDIEARVEELLSFVGLSDKAKAYPEQLSGGQKQRVGIARALATKPAILLADEATSALDPQTTHEVLDLLKRVNEEQGVTIVVITHEMDVIQTIATRVAVMENGRVIEQGDVFDVFSAPQNPASQRFVGTVVKGVPSPSELAVLRDRHTGRLVTLSFRDGDSSQAQVFLDLASAGLDFELVYGGINDIRGRAFGHLTLAIRGDARAIDEALARIAERVEVTVIAGEEAR; encoded by the coding sequence ATGCCGATCGTCACCCTGACGAACGTCTCCAAGACCTATCCCGCCCGCAACCGCGGCGATCGCGAGATCGTCGCCGTCGACGACGTCACCCTCTCCATCGACAAGGGCGACGTGTTCGGCATCATCGGTTACTCCGGTGCGGGCAAGTCGACCCTGGTACGCCTCATCAACGCCCTGGAGCCCGCGACGCGCGGGACGATCACGGTCGACGGCGTCGACATCACGGCGCTCAAGGAGAGCGAGCTGCGCGCCGTGCGCGGCGGCATCGGGATGATCTTCCAGCAGTTCAACCTCTTCTCGTCGCGCAGTGTCCGGGCCAACATCGCGTATCCGCTCAAGCTGGCCGGCTGGTCGAAGCCCGACATCGAGGCGCGCGTCGAGGAGCTGCTGTCGTTCGTCGGCCTCTCCGACAAGGCGAAGGCGTACCCGGAGCAGCTGTCCGGGGGGCAGAAGCAGCGCGTCGGCATCGCCCGCGCCCTCGCCACGAAACCCGCCATCCTGCTTGCGGACGAGGCCACGAGCGCACTCGACCCGCAGACGACGCACGAGGTCCTCGACCTCCTGAAGCGCGTGAACGAGGAGCAGGGGGTGACGATCGTGGTGATCACGCACGAGATGGACGTGATCCAGACCATCGCCACCCGCGTCGCCGTCATGGAGAACGGCCGCGTCATCGAGCAGGGCGATGTGTTCGACGTCTTCTCCGCCCCGCAGAACCCGGCATCGCAGCGGTTCGTCGGAACCGTGGTCAAGGGCGTGCCGTCGCCGTCGGAACTCGCGGTCCTGCGGGACCGGCACACGGGACGCCTGGTGACCCTGTCGTTCCGTGACGGCGATTCCTCTCAGGCCCAGGTGTTCCTCGATCTCGCATCGGCGGGCCTCGACTTCGAACTGGTCTACGGCGGGATCAACGACATCCGGGGCCGTGCCTTCGGCCACCTCACGCTCGCGATCCGGGGTGATGCCCGCGCGATCGACGAGGCTCTCGCGCGGATCGCGGAACGCGTCGAAGTCACCGTCATCGCCGGAGAGGAGGCCCGCTGA
- a CDS encoding methionine ABC transporter permease: protein MDRLNELWPEFWQAALETLYMTSFALVLGGVLGLAVGVLLYVTRPGGLLPNRVVSGLVNFAVNFFRPIPFVIFMAVAQPFARLVVGVGIGTTAGAFIIGLAAAFAIGRIVEQHLVSVSPGVIEAARAMGAGPWRILFTVAIPESLGPLILGYTFIVVALIDMTAMAGLIGGGGLGAFAQIYGFRQFEPLVMWAAIILIVVFVHLVQLLGARLARKVMRR from the coding sequence ATGGATCGTCTGAACGAACTGTGGCCGGAGTTCTGGCAGGCCGCGCTCGAGACCCTCTACATGACGTCGTTCGCCCTCGTCCTCGGCGGGGTGCTCGGACTGGCCGTCGGCGTCCTGCTGTACGTCACGCGCCCGGGTGGCCTGCTGCCGAACCGGGTGGTCTCGGGGCTCGTCAACTTCGCGGTGAACTTCTTCCGCCCGATCCCGTTCGTCATCTTCATGGCGGTCGCGCAGCCGTTCGCCCGGCTCGTCGTCGGCGTCGGCATCGGCACCACCGCCGGCGCCTTCATCATCGGTCTCGCCGCGGCGTTCGCGATCGGCCGCATCGTCGAGCAGCATCTCGTGTCGGTGTCGCCCGGTGTCATCGAGGCGGCGCGGGCGATGGGTGCCGGTCCCTGGCGGATCCTGTTCACCGTCGCGATCCCCGAGTCACTCGGACCCCTCATCCTCGGATACACGTTCATCGTCGTCGCGCTGATCGACATGACGGCGATGGCCGGTCTGATCGGCGGCGGCGGGCTCGGCGCGTTCGCGCAGATCTACGGTTTCCGGCAGTTCGAGCCGCTCGTGATGTGGGCGGCCATCATCCTGATCGTCGTGTTCGTGCACCTCGTGCAGCTTCTCGGCGCACGACTCGCGCGGAAGGTCATGCGCCGCTGA